The genome window TGTTGCTAAGTTAAAGTTATTTGTAATTGGAATCAAAGCTGCCGCTCCAGTTGCGTTCTCGTGATCAATAGCTTGGTATTGTAATGTTGAAGCTCCACCGATTCTTACTTTAACTCCATTAAAAGTTGAAGCTGTATCTTTTGGTGATTCAAAAACATTGATGCCTCTTTTATCTGGTTGTCTATAATTATCTAAATCTCTATTTTGTGCTTCCATGGCTGTTGTTAAGCCTAAAGCAGCAATTACTACCGTAAATTTAATAAATGTTCTCATGATTTTTAAAATTTAATATCTGAATTTAGTTATAAGTCCGAATTTTTATTAGTTGTATGTAACTTTGAAATCTACTGTTACGTCTTTTCCAGTTTTTATGGTTCCCATTAAAGCTGTTGGTGGTTTTACTCCAAACACTGTCATATCAATTTTTGTTTTACCAGTGATGACTGCTTTTTTACCAACCATTTTTACTGTAAAAGTTTGAGCGATTCTTTTTGTAACTCCTGAAATGGTTAAATCACCTTGTGTTTCAACTGTGTAATTACCGTTTGAAACTTCAGTAATTTTAGTTACACTTACTAGTTTATAATTTATTGTTTTGTAAGTTTTACTGTTAAGAGCTTTAAAGGTGTTTGAATCCATTCCGCTTTTACCGCTTTTTAGTTGTTCAACTTCAAGAGCAAAATCCAAACTTTTAATAGCTTTTAAATCTCCTGCTTCAATAGTTAAATTTGCTTTTCCACTCATCGCTTTCGCTTCAATTTCCCAATCGTGAAGATTAGAAGTGCCAAATACTGTTAATTTACTTTCAGCCAAGACCAATTTTGATTCTTGAGCTAAAACATTAAACACTGGAATTATCATTAAGATAAGTAGAAGCCAATTTTTTAGATTTATTTTTAGAGTTTTCATTTGTACTACGTTTTATTTTATAGGACAAATTTCCGCTGAAAAAAAAACGTAACACATGATAAATGTCACATTTGTTACAGAATTAATGGTGTAGATTAAAAAAACAGTAACTCAAACGTTTTCGAAAAATAAACATTGAGAAAAAAAGATATTTTTTTTAAAATGTATCCTAATTTTTAGGATCCCAAAAGTGAAGTTTAAAGTCAATTATTTGATTATCAACAACTTTTATTCCTTCGTTTTCTAAAAGTTGTTGCATTAAATTAGTGCCTTCAAAATGATGTTTTCCAGAAAGCATTCCTAATCTGTTTACTACTCTGTGAGCAGGCACATCTTCCCTATTATGAGAAGCATTCATAGCCCATCCTACCATTCTGGCAGAACGTGCCATTCCTAAAGCTTTTGCAATAGCACCATAAGACGTTACTTTTCCTTCTGGAATTTGACGAACGATTTCGTAAACTCGTTCAAAAAAGTTATCATTATTTGAAACGTCTTTTTTCAAATTAGGCTACTAAAATTTTATAAAGTGAAGAAATTGCAACAATACCAGTAAGTGCTGCAATTAAAAAGTTTATGTTTTGGACAATAAACGTTAATTTATGTTCTATCTTTTTAAAGAATTTAGCATACAAAAAGAATACGAAATAAGTTCCGATTGCAGCAAAAATTGAAAACAAAAGAATAGAAATTATATCATAATGGAACAAATCTTTTGAAGACATCATCAAACTTGTAATAGCATACCAAGGAATCGCAAACATATTAAACGAAGACATTGCCATACCATAAAAAAAGCGATTTCTTTTTTTATCGATTTTAACTTCGATTTCTTTTTTCTTTTTAGCATTGATTCCCATTATTATAAAAACAATGGTTAGTCCAATAAAAATAAATGTGCCTATTTTTTTTAATCCTTCACTAACAACAGGATTTGCATCTAAAAATTTAGCAAAATAAGTTCCAAAAAAACTTTGGAGAAAAACAATAACAACCGCTCCTAGTGCAAAGTTTA of Flavobacterium channae contains these proteins:
- a CDS encoding MGMT family protein, with product MKKDVSNNDNFFERVYEIVRQIPEGKVTSYGAIAKALGMARSARMVGWAMNASHNREDVPAHRVVNRLGMLSGKHHFEGTNLMQQLLENEGIKVVDNQIIDFKLHFWDPKN
- a CDS encoding YceI family protein gives rise to the protein MKTLKINLKNWLLLILMIIPVFNVLAQESKLVLAESKLTVFGTSNLHDWEIEAKAMSGKANLTIEAGDLKAIKSLDFALEVEQLKSGKSGMDSNTFKALNSKTYKTINYKLVSVTKITEVSNGNYTVETQGDLTISGVTKRIAQTFTVKMVGKKAVITGKTKIDMTVFGVKPPTALMGTIKTGKDVTVDFKVTYN
- a CDS encoding lysine transporter LysE is translated as MIYVLAIFLGLVISIGGIIIPGMLNMTIAKISIKENQKEALNFALGAVVIVFLQSFFGTYFAKFLDANPVVSEGLKKIGTFIFIGLTIVFIIMGINAKKKKEIEVKIDKKRNRFFYGMAMSSFNMFAIPWYAITSLMMSSKDLFHYDIISILLFSIFAAIGTYFVFFLYAKFFKKIEHKLTFIVQNINFLIAALTGIVAISSLYKILVA